The following are encoded together in the Thunnus maccoyii chromosome 18, fThuMac1.1, whole genome shotgun sequence genome:
- the LOC121883931 gene encoding tumor necrosis factor ligand superfamily member 14-like: protein MAKGGYTSLYVMDNHATHPPVPPRLSQGRQHASVGQTLLFILMSVALCGMTIEACLIYHLYQTESVTLASSSKIITVSLSFFPDGQDVVHAKDIMAWSTDADPLLYEMDYKDRSLVIQKEGYYYVYSKVSFSDNDVFHHLVDLRTEKFTGKSINLLKSRKYSNLSKHSSYKQSNSYLGGVFHLSKGDAIFVKVSNTSKIVQQKPSDNVFGAYMI from the exons ATGGCCAAGGGTGGGTATACCTCTTTGTATGTCATGGACAACCATGCCACCCACCCTCCAGTGCCACCCAGGCTAAGCCAGGGGCGACAGCATGCCAGTGTGGGACAGACCCTACTGTTCATCCTGATGAGCGTGGCATTGTGCGGCATGACCATAGAGGCCTGTCTCATCTACCATCTCTACCAAACTGAATCT GTCACCTTAGCGTCATCCTCTAAGATCATCACAG tctctctttctttctttccagaTGGACAAGATGTAGTTCATGCAAAAGACATTATGGCATGGAGCACAGATGCAGACCCTCTCCTCTATGAAATGGACTACAAAGACAGAAGTCTTGTCATTCAGAAGGAGGGGTATTACTATGTCTACTCCAAAGTTTCCTTCTCAGACAACGATGTATTTCATCATCTTGTTGATTTGCGTACTGAAAAGTTTACTGGGAAAAGTATTAACCTCTTGAAGTCCAGGAAATATTCCAATCTTTCCAAGCATTCCTCTTACAAACAATCCAACAGTTACTTGGGTGGAGTGTTTCACCTCTCCAAAGGTGATGCCATTTTTGTGAAAGTGAGCAACACCTCAAAAATTGTGCAACAGAAACCGTCTGATAATGTCTTTGGTGCATATATGATATGA
- the ppap2d gene encoding phosphatidic acid phosphatase type 2D — MQKFNSSGSHSSTLPRDAELQLRLADSGGAGEGKENGAGKHFLTQPEEESSVCTKRRMLVGLDVICLCVASIPFFACELKAVTPYRRGFFCGDSSITYPYVEREAIPDSLLIAGGIAITGLTIALGECYRVRFRGVHSRAFVRNRYVSCLYKELGSFLFGCCVGQSLTNMAKLSVGRLRPNFLSVCNITYASINCTPGSYVSQVTCRQHNQKMVEEARKSFFSGHASFAMYTMLYLAFYLQARLSWRGARLLRPLIQFLLVMIAIYTGLSRISDYRHHPTDVLTGFIQGGLTAYWVAFYISSMFKPCARPDLSPTNMSLESPLSSQQTVC, encoded by the exons ATGCAAAAGTTCAATTCCAGCGGTAGCCACAGCAGCACGCTGCCCCGGGACGCGGAGCTCCAGCTGCGGTTAGCTGACAGTGGAGGAGCCGGGGAAGGGAAGGAGAACGGCGCCGGGAAGCATTTCCTCACCCAGCCTGAGGAGGAGAGCTCGGTTTGCACCAAGAGGAGGATGCTCGTCGGTTTGGATGTAATATGTCTTTGTGTCG CTTCCATCCCATTCTTTGCGTGTGAGTTGAAGGCAGTGACGCCGTACAGGCGAGGATTCTTCTGTGGAGACTCCAGTATTACCTATCCCTACGTGGAGAGAGAGGCCATCCCAGACAGCCTGCTCATTGCTGGTGGCATAGCCATCACTGGCCTTACA ATTGCACTGGGTGAATGTTACCGGGTGCGTTTCCGAGGTGTACACTCACGGGCATTTGTTCGCAACCGCTATGTGTCATGTCTGTACAAGGAGCTGGGAAGCTTCCTGTTTGGTTGCTGCGTAGGTCAATCTCTCACTAATATGGCAAAGCTAAGCGTGGGGCGCCTGCGACccaacttcctgtctgtctgtaacatCACCTATGCGTCCATCAACTGCACTCCGGGCAGCTATGTGTCCCAGGTCACCTGCAGGCAGCACAACCAGAAGATGGTGGAGGAGGCGAG GAAGTCCTTTTTCTCTGGCCATGCTTCCTTTGCCATGTACACCATGCTCTATTTGGCA TTCTACCTGCAGGCACGGTTGTCGTGGCGAGGAGCTCGACTGTTACGCCCACTCATACAGTTCCTATTAGTGATGATCGCCATCTACACCGGCCTGAGCCGCATCTCTGACTACCGTCACCACCCAACTGATGTCCTCACAGGCTTCATCCAAGGAGGGCTCACTGCATACTGGGTG GCCTTCTACATCTCCTCAATGTTTAAGCCATGTGCCCGTCCAGACCTGTCTCCCACTAACATGTCCCTGGAGAGTCCACTGTCCAGCCAACAAACTGTCTGTTAG
- the LOC121884348 gene encoding tumor necrosis factor ligand superfamily member 14-like, giving the protein MAEGGHPSVYVVDSHATFPPVPPRLSQGRRRAGVGQTLLFILMSVALCGMTIEACLIYRLYQTESVTSASVSKIIAEQNATAAKLHSPVISPSKPVAHLTDGQDVVHAKDIMAWSTDADPLLYKIDYKDRSLVIQKEGYYYVYSKVSFTDKDKFHHRVDLRTEKFTGKSINLLKSRKYSNHFKHPEQSNSYLGGVFHLSKGDAIFVKVSNTSKIVRQDPSENVFGAYMI; this is encoded by the exons ATGGCCGAGGGTGGGCATCCCTCTGTGTACGTGGTGGACAGCCATGCCACCTTCCCTCCAGTGCCACCCAGACTAAGCCAGGGGCGACGGCGGGCCGGTGTGGGACAAACCCTGCTCTTCATCCTGATGAGCGTGGCATTGTGCGGCATGACCATAGAGGCCTGTCTCATCTACCGTCTCTACCAAACTGAATCT GTCACCTCAGCATCAGTCTCTAAGATCATTGCAG AACAAAATGCTACTGCCGCTAAATTGCACAGTCCTGTTATTTCTCCTTCCAAACCGGTTGCACATCTGACAG atGGGCAAGATGTAGTTCATGCAAAAGACATTATGGCATGGAGCACAGATGCAGACCCTCTCCTCTATAAAATAGACTACAAAGACAGAAGTCTTGTCATTCAGAAGGAGGGGTATTACTATGTCTACTCCAAAGTTTCCTTCACAGACAAAGATAAATTTCATCATCGTGTTGATTTGCGTACTGAAAAGTTTACTGGGAAAAGTATTAACCTCTTGAAGTCCAGAAAATATTCCAATCATTTCAAACATCCCGAACAATCCAACAGTTACCTGGGTGGAGTGTTTCACCTCTCCAAAGGTGATGCCATTTTTGTGAAAGTGAGCAACACCTCAAAAATTGTGCGACAGGACCCCTCTGAGAATGTCTTTGGTGCATATATGATATGA